The DNA segment CATCAGGTAATTCAAGTCCCACTGCAGCTCTTCGACGTTACGGCCGATACCGGCTGTGCGGGCAATCACCGACATGCCCGTAGGCAGGTCGAGCTTGTCCATGGTTTCGCGCAGTTCCTGGCGGTCTTCGCCTTCAACGCGACGCGATACGCCGCCGCCGCGCGGGTTGTTCGGCATCAGGACCAGGTAGCGGCCGGCCAGCGAAATGAACGAGGTCAGGGCTGCGCCCTTGTTGCCGCGTTCTTCCTTTTCGACCTGCACCATGATTTCCTGGCCTTCGCGCAGGGCTTCCTTGATGGAGGCATTGCGGACGTCCACGCCTTCCTTGAAGTAGCTGCGTGCCACTTCCTTGAAGGGCAAAAAGCCGTGGCGGTCTTCGCCGTAGTTCACGAAGCAGGCTTCCAGCGAGGGTTCGATACGGGTAATGACACCCTTGTAGATATTCGACTTGCGCTGTTCGCGGCCAGCGGTTTCGATGTCGATGTCGATCAGTTTTTGCCCATCGACGATTGCCACGCGCAATTCTTCTTGCTGCGTGGCGTTGAATAACATCCGTTTCATGTTGTTGTGCTCCGGACCCGAAGGTCGTTTCAATGCTGCAGGCGGCAGGCGCGGCCAATATGCGAAAAACAGGGCATGCGCATGATCCGTGCGAGCGGCCGGCAAGTGCAGCGCAGGGCGCTGGCAGCAATGCCAGGGACAGTCGACGGCTTCATGACCAGCCTTTGTATTTCTTTAATGACGACGCAAACCGCTAACTTGCAGCAAAAAGTACTGGGATGTACGCGTGGACAGAGCGCCCGGGGGAGAGAATTGCCTTGGCGTGCGGTCGCGCCTGGTTTCAAGCGCGTGCCGCAATAGGGCGCAGATATTGTTACCTGCATTGCCAGGCGCGGTCGGGCCAATTTTGGGCGTATCGAAATACAGGCACCAAGGGCCAGCAACCAAACTTTCAGGCAATGCACCGGTTTGCAAATGGCAAAACGGCTGCAACATTATCAACCAGCGAGCTTCCCTGATCAGGCAAGCTTGCCGGCATTATCTTTTCTATCCGGGCATTCATATCCAGCATCGCGGCGCGCTATCCGATCGCAACTGCGGTGCGACCACGACTCGCGCAGCGATGTGCATACACTGCTTTTCCATCGAATTTCCAATTCGGTGAGGCCGATGGACATGCCTCCGTGCAGAATGCTCTTTTTATTCGCGCACATGCTCTGGGTTATGCCCATTGCGAAACAATTATATATTCAAAATGAAGGACTTAGCGATATTTTCTGTCGCAATGCGCAATTCCACGAGATTCACGTCCTTGCCCATCTGTCCATTGGCTGCTTGGTAAGCATTTTTGCCGCTTCGCAGTTAATCAGACCCGGACCGCCGCCCCTGTGTAGAATATGTGTTTTATTCCCCCTTGTAATAACCCTTGGACCGAGGGTGTTGCCGATAAAGTAATATATTTAAAATGAAAGACTTAGCGAGAAATTCCAGGGAAACCGCGAAAACCCCGCCGTTGTCCCCGCCGTCGCAAGTCTTGCCGCAAGTTCAACTTGTGACGATCACGGCGGAAGAGGCGGGGCAGCGTATCGACAATTTCCTGATCCGGGTGTGCAAGGGCGTGCCCAAAAGCCATATCTACCGGGTTTTGCGTTCCGGCGAAGTACGCGTCAACAAGGGCCGGATCGACCAGACCTATCGTCTCCAGGAAGATGACGTGGTGCGCATACCCCCATTGCGCATGGCCGAAAAGCCGGCCCAGACGGCGCCGGCATGCGAATTTGCGATCCTGCTCGAAGACGAGCACATGCTGGTAATCGACAAGCCGGCCGGCGTGGCTGTCCATGGCGGCTCGGGCGTGAGTTACGGTGTAATCGAGCAATTACGGGCCTCGCGGCCGCAAGCCAAGTTCCTGGAACTGGTGCATCGGCTCGATCGTGAAACCTCGGGCATCCTGTTGCTGGCAAAAAAACGCTCGGCCCTGACCCATTTGCATGAGCACATGCGCGAGGGTGAATTCGACAAGCGCTACCTGACGCTGGTACAGGGCGACTGGCAAAACCGCCGCCAGCATGTGAAGTTGCCGCTGTTTAAATACACCACGGCGGATGGCGAGCGGCGGGTGCGGGTGCAGGCTGACGGCCAGGCGTCGCATACCGTATTTGAGCTGAAGCGCAAGTACGGCCCCTATACATTGCTGGAAGCCGAGTTGAAGACCGGCCGCACGCACCAGATCCGCGTGCATCTGGCTTCCAGCGGTTTTCCCATTCTCGGTGACGACAAATACGGCGATTTCGCGCTCAACCGCGCCTTGCAAAAGGCCGAGGGCGCACGCAAGGCATTGAAACGCATGTTCCTGCATGCGCACCAGATCACGTTTGTGCATCCGCACAGCGGCAAGGAAATCACACTGAATGCGCCCCTGCCGCCGGAATGCACGAGTTTTCTGAAAAGCCTGGAGGCGCAGGGCGCGATGACGCAGGACGATGCAACGGCAGGCATGGCAAAAACAAAAGGGCAGGCGGCAACGCGGTAGGCAATTATGGCAAGAAAACAGTTTGATTTGATCGTCTTTGACTGGGATGGCACGCTGATGGATAGCACCGGCGCCATCATCAAGTGTATACAGGCGTCGGCACGCGATCTGGGCTTGCCGGTGCCCGAGCGCGAGATGGCGGCGCACGTGATTGGCCTGGGCTTGCAGGAAGCCTTGCAAAAGGCCGTGCCCGGCCTGGAGCCTAAGCATTACCCTCGCATGGTCGAGCGCTATCGCTACCATTACCTCAGCCAGGATCATGAATTGACCCTGTTCGACGGCGTACGCGAGATGCTGCAGGATTTGTCGCAGCAAGGGTATTTCCTTGCGGTTGCCACCGGCAAGAGCCGCGTCGGCCTGACGCGTGCGCTGCACGGCGCAGAGCTGATCTCTTTCTTCGATGCGACCCGCTGCGCCGACGAGACCTTTTCCAAGCCGCACCCGGCGATGCTGAATGAGCTGACGCGCGAACTGGGGCAGGACATGGCGCGCACGGTGATGATCGGCGACACCACGCACGACCTGCAGATGGCAGTCAATGCCGGTGCTGCAGGCGTTGCCGTGCATTACGGTGCGCATCCTCCGCACGAGCTGCAGGCGCTCGCGCCGCTTTATGCGGCCGACTCGGTGCCGGCACTGCATGCCTGGCTGCGCGAGCATGCCTGATTGCCATGGCTGACCTGATCCCGATTTGCGCGGCGGACGCGCTCGACGAAGGCGGAAAGGGCTTGCGCTTTCCCTTGACTGCCGGCGGCGAAGATGCGGGCGGCTTCGTGGTGCGCTTCGATGGCGTGGCGCGCGCTTACCTGAACCGTTGCGCGCATGTGCCGATCGAGCTGGACTGGAACGAAGGGGAGTTTTTCGATTCCAGCGGCCTGTACCTGATGTGTTCCACCCATGGCGCGGTGTATTTGCCGGAATCCGGCCATTGCGCCGGCGGCCCTTGCAAGGGTGGGCGCCTGCGGCCGATCGTGGTGGTGGAAAACGATGGCATGGTGTACTGGCAAACGGATGATTACCTCACGCCCGCAAGGGCCTGATTCAATGACAGGGATGGATATGGAAAACGATTTTCAAAACGTGCCGGCAAGTGACGGGCGTGCGCCGGTTGCTGCCGCAGCCGCGGACGCAGGCCTGGCCCGCAAGGATGGCTGGGAGCGCGACGTGCTGGAAAAGCTGGCCTTTGCCACCTTGCGCGAGCAGCGCGCGCGGCGCCGCTGGAATATCTTTTTCAGGCTGACGTTCCTTGCGCTGGTCGTTTTTGCGCTGTGGCGGGCTTTCGACATGGGCGCTTCCTCTGCAGAAGTGAGCGGTCCCCATACGGCGCTGATCGAGATCGATGGCGCGATCGCCTCCGGCGGCGGCAGCGGTGACGCCGATTCCGTCATTCCCGCGCTGAACCGCGCTTTTGCGGATGCCGGATCGGTCGGTGTCATCCTGCGCATCAACAGCCCGGGCGGAAGCCCCGTGCAGGCTGGCATGATCAACGACGAGATTACGCGCCTGCGCGCCGAGTATCCGAAAAAGCCGCTCTATGTGGTGGTGGATGAAATGTGCGCTTCCGGCGGGTATTACATCGCCGCTGCGGCAAGCAAGATTTTCGTCAACAAGGCCAGCATTGTCGGCTCGATCGGCGTGCTGATGGATGGATTCGGCTTTACCGGCCTGATGGACAAGCTTGGCGTCGAGCGCCGCCTCCTCACCGCCGGCAATAACAAGGGTTTCCTGGATCCGTTCAGCCCGCAGAGCGATGCGCAGCAAGCCTATGCCAAGGAAATGCTGGCAGAAATCCATCAGCAGTTCATCGACGTGGTGCGCACTGGCCGCGGCAGTCGCCTGAAGGAGTCTCCGGATACCTTCTCCGGTTTGTTCTGGAGCGGCAGCAAGGCGGTTGAAATGGGCCTGGCGGACGGCTTTGGCACGGTCGACAGCGTGGCGCGCGATGAATTGAAGGTCGAGGAAATCGTCGACTACACCGAACACGAGAAGCTTTCCGACCGGGTCCTGAAGAAGTTCGGTGCCGCCGTCGGTGAGGGGGCCTGGCAGTCGCTCTGGGGCGGCGCGCGTCCGAGCCTGCGCTGATTATTTTCCTTACTGGCCGAGCAGGAGAAATACCGTCGGCCGCTTGTGCAGGTCCGGCGCTTTGCCCGCGGCAAGCTGCTTCTTCCAGGCGCCGGCAGCCTGGGTTGCGATCGATTCGCTCTCCAGGCTGAGATCCGTGGCTGCACATACCAGCGTGCCGGGTTGGCACGTGGCTGCCAGCGTTTCCAGCAAGGCGCCGTTGCGGTAAGGTGTTTCGATAAAGAGCTGGGTTTGTTTTTCCTTGCGCGAGCGTTCTTCCAGCAGCTTGATCTGTTTTGCGCGCTGGGCGGCATCGATGGGCAGGTAGCCGTTGAAGGCGAAACTCTGGCCATTCAGGCCGCTGGCCATCACTGCCAGCAGCAGGGAGGATGGGCCGACCAAGGGCCGCACCCGGATTCCGCGGGCATGCGCCAGCCGTACCAGGTTGGCGCCGGGATCGGCCACCGCTGGCACGCCAGCCTCTGAAATCAGGCCGGCGTCGCGTCCTGCCAATAGCGGCTGCAGCAATTGCGGCAACGCCGCTTCCGCCGTGTTGACATTCAATTCGGCGATCTCGATTTCCTGCAGTGGCCTGGCCAGCGGATGCTGGAGCGCAATCAGCTTGAGGAAGGCGCGCGTGGTCTTGGTATTTTCGGCAATGAAACAATCCAGTCGCGCCGCCAGGACCTGTACTTCGGTGGGAATCAGCGCTGCCAGCGGATCGGCGGCGCCGGCATCGCCGGGGCCCAGGGTATTGGGAATCAGGTACAGGGTGCCGGTCATGGTGATTTGCTGAAAAATGTTACGCCGGCATGCCGCAGCATGGAGGTCAGGGCGATCAGGGGCAGGCCAGTCAGAGCGGTGGGGTCGCTGCTTTCGATTTTTTCCAGCAGGGCGATGCCCAGGCCTTCATTTTTTGCGCTACCGGCGCAATCGTAAGGCTGCTCGATGCGCAGGTAAGCGTCCAGTTCCATGTCCGGCAAGTCGCGGAACGTCACGAAAGTAGGAATGCATACCAGCTGGGCGGCTTGTTTGCTTTGGTCGTTTCGTCCATCCCACAGGCAGAGGGCCGTGTGGAAGATGACCCGGCGCCCGCGCATGGTTTGAAGTTGCTTTAAGGCATTTTCATGCGTACCCGGCTTGCCGATCTGTGCGCCATCCAGTGTCGCGACTTGGTCTGAACCAATCACCAGGCAGCCTGGATTTTGGCGGGCAACTGCGTGCGCCTTTTCCTGTGCCAGCCGCAGGGCGGTTGCTTCAGGCGCCTCGTCCGCGCGCGGGGACTCGTCGATATCGGGTATGCGGACCTCAAAAGGCAGGCCGAGGCGCGCGAGCAATTCCTTGCGATAGCGGGAACTCGAGCCCAGAATAAGGCGGGGCGGGGCAAGGGTTTGTGATGAATTTGTCATATTGACGTGGCATTCAGCGAATAAAGCATGCAGCCAAGGCGCTAATTTGCGCTAAGGCTTTGACGAATAAAGGAAAAGCCTGTTATTATCGCAGGTTTTCCGGACTAGTCAGGCGCATGGAAGCCATTCTGATCGATGCATTTGAATTTTGCCGGCTCGCAGAAGTACGCGAGGGCGAGTTCGCTGTCGCCGATTTGCCCAGGCTGGCAGCGGAGGCGGTCAATGCCAAAGGCACGGTGCGTTGGTCGCTGACTGGCGGGCGTCATGCGCTTGGGCATCCGCAATTGGCGCTGGCGGTGACGGGCACGGTGCAGTTGATGTGCCAGCGTTGCCTGACGCCTTATGCGTTCGAGCTCGATGCCGAATCGGTGCTGGTTCTCGCGCAGGATGACGCAGGGGCCGACGAGCTGGAAGCGTCGCTCGATGACGAGTCGCTTGAAGTGATCGCGGGTTCGCGGCAGTTCAATCTCGCCGATCTGGTCGAGGACGAGGCGTTGTTGGCATTGCCGGTGTCACCGCGGCATGATGTTTGTCCGGAGCAGTCCGGCAAGGCAGCAGGCGCGGTGGATCTCGACAAGGCGCCATCGCCTTTCGGTGTGCTGAAAGACTGGAAACGCTAGTTTGCAAGGCAAGAATATGCCGGCTCTCCATAGTGCAAGATTGGGTGAGTTTGCATCAGGGTTGTGTTAAAATTTTGGAATCTTAGGTTTAGGAGTAATCATGGCTGTTCAGCAAAACAAAAAATCCCCGTCCAAGCGCGGCATGCACCGTTCGCACGACCATCTGACCGCCCCGCAACTGGCAGTCGAGCCGACCACCGGCGAAACCCACATGCGTCACCATATCAGCCCGAACGGCTATTATCGTGGCCGCAAGGTCCTGAAGACCAAGAACGACGAGTAATTCTTCGTTGTCGAGGCATGCAGAAACGGCGTGGAGCGCAGTATGGCCGGCGCCGTTTTTTGTGTTTCCAGCTGCCTTTCGCGTCATTTTGAGCCGCGCACAATCTGGCCCACCCGATACGTGGCGCCAGAATCAAAACAATGACAATTAAAATATCCATCGACTGCATGGGCGGAGATCACGGCTCAGCGGTCACCGTTGCCGCAGCCATTTCATTTGTCAGTCGCGAAGCCGATGCCGAGTTGATCCTGGTCGGCCGGGAAGAAGTGATCCGCGCAGAGCTGAAAAAGCGCCGCGCCGCGGATCATCCGCGCCTGTCCATCGTGCATGCCGAGGAAGTCGTCACCATGGACGACTCCCTGGAAGTGGCGCTGCGCCGCAAGAAGGATTCCTCGATGCGGGTGGCGATTGCCATGGTCAAGGATGGCCGTGCACAGGCCTGCGTTTCCGCCGGCAATACCGGCGCGCTGATGGCGATTTCCCGGTATGTCCTGAAAACCCTGCCCGGCGTGGACCGTCCTGCCATCTGCACCCTGATTCCCAATCAGAAGGACAAGCCTACCTACATGCTCGATCTCGGCGCCAATGTCGATTGCGAGGCCGTGCATCTGCATCAGTTTGCGCTGATGGGGTCGACCCTGGTGGCGGCAATCGAGAACCGGCAAAAGCCGACGGTGGGCCTGCTGAATGTCGGGGAAGAGGACATCAAGGGCAACGAGGTGGTCAAGCAGACCGCCCAGCTCTTGCGCGCCGACCATGAAAAGGGTGTGCTCAATTTCTACGGTAATGTCGAGGGTAATGACATCTTCAAGGGCACCACCGATATCGTGGTGTGCGACGGTTTCGTCGGGAATGTCGTTCTGAAGGCATCCGAAGGGCTGGCGCGCTTTTTCAAGGTGGTGCTGACCACCGAATTCAAGAGCAATCCGCTCAACATGCTGGGAGCGCTGCTGGCACGCGGCGCCCTGAAAGCGATTTCGAAACGCATGAATCCTGCGCGCTATAATGGCGCCAGTCTCCTTGGCCTGCGCGGCCTGGTGTTCAAGAGTCATGGCGGCGCCGATGCCTACGCCTACGAATGGGCGATCCGGCGTGCCTATGATGCTGCGAAAAACGATGTCCTGTCGCGCATTTCCGCTAGTATTGCAGAATTGATGCCGCAGGCAGAAGTGCCGGCAGCAGCCGTTCCAGCCTCCATTCAATAAAGAGCACATGAGCCTGTATAGCAAAATCATCGGCACCGGAAGCTATCTGCCACCCCGGCGCGTGACCAATCATGACCTTGCGGCGCAACTTGCAGAAAAGGGTATCGAGACTTCGGACGAATGGATCGTGTCCCGCAGCGGCATCTCGGCGCGCCATTTCGCCGATGCCGATATGCATTCCAGCGATCTCGCGGTGGAAGCAGCAAAGCGCGCGCTTGATGCGGCCGGCCTGCAGCCCGAAGACGTTGACCTGATCATCCTGGCGACCTCGACGCCGGATTTTCTGGGTGGTTTTCCCAGCACCGCCTGCGTGGTGCAGCGCAAGCTCGGCATCACCAACGGTTGCGGCGCCTTTGACGTGCAGGCGGTATGCAGCGGCTTTGCGTATGCCGTATCGATTGCCGATAACTTCATCAAGTCGGGCGCCAACAAGAAAGTGCTGGTGATCGGCGCTGAAGTGTTTTCGCGCATCCTGAATTTTGACGACCGCGGCACCTGTGTGCTGTTCGGCGATGGCGCCGGCGCCGTGGTGCTGAGCGCATCTGCCGAGCCGGGCATTCTTGCCACCAAACTGCACGCCGATGGCCGTTACGCTGATATTCTCTGCGTGCCCGGCAAGCCCAGCGGTGGCGCCATCGAAGGCAGCGCCTTCCTGGTCATGGATGGCCAGGCGGTGTTCAAGATGGCGGTATCGGTACTGGAAAAAGTTGCGCACGAAGCACTGGAAGCGGCAGGAATGGAAGCCTCCCAGATCGACTGGCTGGTGCCGCACCAGGCGAATATCCGCATCATGCAAAGCACGGCCAAAAAGCTTGGCTTGCCGATGGAAAAAATGGTGGTGACAGTGGACCAGCACGGCAATACGTCGGCTGCTTCGATCCCGCTGGCTCTCGATTGCGCTGTGCGCGATGGCCGCATCAAGCCCGGACACAATGTCATGATGGAAGGCGTCGGCGGCGGCTTCACCTGGGGCGCGGTGCTGGCGAAATTTTAACTGCACAGATTTTTTGATTAAATTATGAGCAAATTCGCTTTTGTATTTCCCGGCCAGGGCTCGCAAGCGGTCGGCATGCTGAATGGCTTTGCCGGTAACGCGGCAGTCGAGCAAACGATCGCCGAGGCATCCGATGCGCTGCAATTCGATCTCGGCAAGCTGATCGCCGAAGGTCCGAAGGAAGACCTCGACCTGACCACCAATACCCAACCCGTGATGCTGACCGCCGCAGTGGCAACCTACCGTGCCTGGATCGCGGCGGGCGGTCCCGTGCCGGCGCTGGTCGCCGGCCACAGCCTCGGCGAGTATTCCGCGTTGGTGGCAGCCGGTGTCATCGCCTTCAGGGATGCCGTGCCGCTGGTGCGTTTTCGCGCCCAGGTGATGCAGGAAGCCGTGCCGGTCGGCCAGGGTGGCATGGCCGCCATTCTCGGTTTGTCCGATGATGAGGTGCGCGCTGCCTGCGCGGAAGCCGCGCAGGGGCAGGTGGTGGAGCCGGTGAATTTCAATGCGCCGGCACAAGTGGTCATCGCCGGCCACAAGGAAGCCGTCGAACGCGCTTGCCAGGCAGCCAAGGACAAGGGTGCCAAGCGCGCCTTGCCGCTGCCGGTGTCGGCGCCGTTCCATTCTTCCCTGCTTAAGCCCGCGTCGGACCGTTTGCGCGAATACATGGCCGGGGTGAATTTCACTGCCCCGCAGATTCCCCTGATTAATAATGTCGATGTCGCCATCGTCAACGATCCGTCCGCCATCAAGGATGCCCTGGTGCGCCAGGCAGCCAGCCCGGTGCGCTGGGTCGAGACGGTGCAGAAAATGGCTGGCGAGGGTATTGCCCACGTGGTCGAATGCGGCCCCGGCAAGGTCCTGGCTGGCCTGACCAAGCGTATCAATGGCGATCTGACCGGTGAAGCAATGTTCGACCAGGCGACCCTGGAAAAAGTATTGGAGCTCTCGAAGTGACTGCACAAAACCTGAATCTCGATAATCAAGTCGCGCTGGTCACCGGCGCCTCCCGCGGTATTGGCCAGGCCATTGCGCGCGAACTGGCGCGCCAGGGCGCAAAAGTCATTGGCACTGCCACCTCGGACGCGGGTGCCGCAGCAATTTCCGCCTACCTGGCAGAAATCGGTGCGGCAGCTGGCAAGGGTGCAGTTCTGAACGTCAATGATGGCGCGGCCTGCACGGCGCTGATCGATGAGATCCAGAAGGAATTCGGTACGGTGACCATCCTGGTCAATAATGCTGGCATCACGCAAGATCAACTCGCCATGCGCATGAAGGATGAGGAGTGGGATGCCGTCATCGCCACCAACCTGACTGCGGTGGGCCGCCTGGCGCGCGGCGTACTGCGCGGCATGATGAAAGCCAAGCATGGTCGCATCATCAATATTACTTCGGTGGTTGGTTCTGCCGGGAATCCCGGGCAAATGAATTATGCTGCTGCCAAGGCAGGCGTTGCCGGCATGAGCCGGGCACTGGCGCGTGAGATCGGCAGCCGTAACATTACTGTTAACTGCATCGCCCCCGGTTTCATCGATACTGACATGACCAAGGCGCTCAACGAGCAGCAGGTTTCTGCCTTGCAGCAGCAAATTCCGCTGGGCCGCTTTGGCACGCCGGACGACATTGCTGCCGCCGTGAGCTTCCTGGCTTCACCCCAAGCCGGCTATATCACTGGGGCGACGCTCCACGTGAATGGCGGCATGTACATGAGTTAATGATTTTTTGGGACTTTTAGCTGATGTTCTTGAATAATCGAGAAATTAGCTAAAAGTGATTTTTCATTGCGCAAACCTGATAAAATGCGCGCACTTTCTGTAATCACTCTGGAGCCATAACATGTCCGATATCGAACAACGCGTTAAAAAAATCGTCGCTGAACAACTGGGCGTCGCTGAAGCCGACATCAAAATCGAGTCCTCGTTCGTTGACGACCTCGGCGCTGATTCGCTCGACACCGTGGAACTGGTGATGGCACTCGAAGACGAATTCGAAATGGAAATTCCGGACGAACAAGCCGAGAAGATCACTACCGTGCAACAAGCGATCGATTACGCCAAGGCCCACGTCAAGGCCTAATTCGTTATTCGTATCACAAGGAGAAACGCTTGAGCAGCTCGCGTCAACGCCGTCGGGTGGTCGTCACCGGCTTGGGGTGCATTTCACCGGTGGGCAATACCGTCACCGATGCATGGAATGCATTGATCGAAGGTAAGTCTGGCATCGCCACCATCACGCGGTTTGACGCCACGCCTTTTTCCACCACCTTCGCCGGCGAGGTGAAGGGCTTCAATGTCGACGAATATTTGTCGAGCAAGGAAGCCCGCACGATGGATACCTTTATCCATTACGGCATGGCGGCTGGCATCCAGGCGTTCCAGGATAGCGGCCTCGAGGTGACGGAAGCCAATGCCGAGCGCATTGGTGTCATCGTCGGTTCCGGTATCGGCGGCTTGCCGATGATCGAGGAAACGCACGCCGAGCTGGAAAAGCGTGGTCCGCGCCGCATTTCTCCTTTCTTTGTACCGGCTTCGATCATCAACATGATCTCGGGTCACCTGTCGATCAAGTACGGATTGCAGGGGCCGAACCTGGCGATTGTCACTGCCTGTACCACCGGCCTGCATTGCATCGGTGAAGCAGGTCGCCTGATCGAGTATGGCGACGCCGATGTCATGATTGCTGGCGGCGCCGAATCGACCATTTCGCCATTGGGCCTGGGTGGCTTTGCCGCCGCACGCGCCTTGTCGTCGCGTAACGACGACCCGGCTACCGCATCCCGTCCTTGGGACAAGGACCGCGATGGCTTCGTGCTGGGTGAAGGCGCCGGTGTCATGGTGCTGGAAGAGTACGAGCATGCCAAGGCGCGTGGCGCGAAGATTTATGCCGAATTGCTGGGCTTTGGCATGAGCGCCGATGCCTATCACATGACTGCGCCGCGCGAAGATGGTGACGGCGCGCGCCGTTGCATGGCCTCCGCCTTGCGTAATGCAGGCGTGAATGCCGACCAGGTGAATTACGTCAATGCGCATGGTACGTCGACGCCGCTGGGCGATGTCGCAGAAACGACCGCCATCAAGCGCGCCCTGGGCGATCATGCCAAGAAAGTCGTGGTCAATTCGACCAAGTCGATGACCGGTCACCTGCTGGGCGGCGCAGGCGGCCTGGAATCGGTGTTTACGGTGCTGGCACTGCATCACCAGGTGTCGCCGCCAACCATCAATATCTTCAACCAGGATCCTGCCTGCGACCTGGACTATTGCGCCAATACGGCGCGTTCCATGCCGATTGACATCGCCGTCAAGAACTCTTTCGGCTTTGGCGGCACCAACGGTTCCCTGGTCTTCCGCAAGGCCTGATTCCGCTTTCCCGCACCTTGCCAGAGGTGCGGGATTTCTCCTTTACTCCCCCCTTCCATGTCCATCGCGGTCTCCACCGTGGTCATGCCGTCAAGGCGCCTTGCGCTTCTGCTGGCGATCTTTTGCGCGGGTGTGGCCGCAGTCGCCTGGCAGCTTGCCTTTGGCGCCCTGATCGATCTTCCGCTTGTCCTGCGTGTTGCGCTGACAGTCATCCTGAGTGTCATGCCTGGCTGGGCTGCATACACGGCAATTTCGCCCGGAAAATCACTACGTATTGATATTTCCGAGCACGGACAAATCAGGGTGGCAGAAGATAAGGCATGCAGTGTCACAGGGCTGCAAAAAGGGCACAGGCAGGCAGTACAGGCAGGTCAGGAAGGACCGGTCGAGGATGCCGCAGGCACGATTGTCAACTTGCTTCCGGACTCGACCATCTGGCCCCAATTGCTGCTGCTGCGCCTGCAGGCCAAGGGGCAGGTCACCAGAAATGTGCTCATCCTGCGCGACAGCGTTAGTGCAGAACATTTCCGGGCCCTGTCGGTTGCGTGCCATTGGATAGCCGCGCACAATGATCAGGTAGAACGTTAAATTTTGTAACGTCGCGAGTTGCAATTGAACTTCTGCAGTTGCCATTAGTCAATAACGTTAATTCGCGCATGTTGTGAAAGACAAGGGACTGGGTGTTGACGACAGAACGCGATATTGACCAGGTGCTAGTCGAGCGCGTCCAGCGTGGTGACAAGAGGGCGTTCGAGCTGCTGGTGGTCAAGTACCAACGAAAACTGATGCGGCTGGTGTCGCGGCTCGTGCGCGACCAGGCGGAAGCTGAGGATGTGGTGCAGGAAGCCTTTATCAAGGCTTATCGCGCCTTGCCGCAGTTTCGCGGGGATTCGGCGTTTTATACCTGGCTGTACCGCATAGGTATCAATACGGCGAAAAACTACCTGGTAACGCAAGGCCGGCGAGCACCGACCTCGACCGATGCAGATGCTGAAGAGGCAGAAACTTTTGATGATGGAGAGCACCTAAGGGATATCAATACGCCAGAATCCATGCTGGCTACCAAGCAAATTGCCGAAACGGTGAATGTGGCAATGAATGCCTTGCCGGAAGAATTACGGATGGCAATTACCTTACGTGAAATCGAAGGATTGAGTTACGATGAAATTGCCGAAGCGATGGGTTGCCCGATCGGCACTGTGCGAAGCCGGATTTTCCGTGCCAGGGAAGCCATTGCCGAGAAGCTGAGGCCTTTGCTGGGCACCGCCATTGACAAGCGGTGGTAAGGAAATCATATTTACAATTTGTATGTGAGGCCGCATTTTGCGGGCTGTTTATGAATACGAAAGAAAGAACGCAAGAACAGATTTCGGCGCTGGCCGATGATGAACTCAGCGACAGTCAGATCGAGGTCGCGCTGGCAGCCTTGCGCGACCCGCAGGCGCGCAACGACTGGGACATCTACCACCAGATCG comes from the Janthinobacterium sp. 17J80-10 genome and includes:
- a CDS encoding RluA family pseudouridine synthase, which encodes MKDLARNSRETAKTPPLSPPSQVLPQVQLVTITAEEAGQRIDNFLIRVCKGVPKSHIYRVLRSGEVRVNKGRIDQTYRLQEDDVVRIPPLRMAEKPAQTAPACEFAILLEDEHMLVIDKPAGVAVHGGSGVSYGVIEQLRASRPQAKFLELVHRLDRETSGILLLAKKRSALTHLHEHMREGEFDKRYLTLVQGDWQNRRQHVKLPLFKYTTADGERRVRVQADGQASHTVFELKRKYGPYTLLEAELKTGRTHQIRVHLASSGFPILGDDKYGDFALNRALQKAEGARKALKRMFLHAHQITFVHPHSGKEITLNAPLPPECTSFLKSLEAQGAMTQDDATAGMAKTKGQAATR
- a CDS encoding Rieske 2Fe-2S domain-containing protein; translation: MADLIPICAADALDEGGKGLRFPLTAGGEDAGGFVVRFDGVARAYLNRCAHVPIELDWNEGEFFDSSGLYLMCSTHGAVYLPESGHCAGGPCKGGRLRPIVVVENDGMVYWQTDDYLTPARA
- a CDS encoding SAM-dependent methyltransferase yields the protein MTGTLYLIPNTLGPGDAGAADPLAALIPTEVQVLAARLDCFIAENTKTTRAFLKLIALQHPLARPLQEIEIAELNVNTAEAALPQLLQPLLAGRDAGLISEAGVPAVADPGANLVRLAHARGIRVRPLVGPSSLLLAVMASGLNGQSFAFNGYLPIDAAQRAKQIKLLEERSRKEKQTQLFIETPYRNGALLETLAATCQPGTLVCAATDLSLESESIATQAAGAWKKQLAAGKAPDLHKRPTVFLLLGQ
- the rpmF gene encoding 50S ribosomal protein L32, with translation MAVQQNKKSPSKRGMHRSHDHLTAPQLAVEPTTGETHMRHHISPNGYYRGRKVLKTKNDE
- a CDS encoding S49 family peptidase; the encoded protein is MENDFQNVPASDGRAPVAAAAADAGLARKDGWERDVLEKLAFATLREQRARRRWNIFFRLTFLALVVFALWRAFDMGASSAEVSGPHTALIEIDGAIASGGGSGDADSVIPALNRAFADAGSVGVILRINSPGGSPVQAGMINDEITRLRAEYPKKPLYVVVDEMCASGGYYIAAAASKIFVNKASIVGSIGVLMDGFGFTGLMDKLGVERRLLTAGNNKGFLDPFSPQSDAQQAYAKEMLAEIHQQFIDVVRTGRGSRLKESPDTFSGLFWSGSKAVEMGLADGFGTVDSVARDELKVEEIVDYTEHEKLSDRVLKKFGAAVGEGAWQSLWGGARPSLR
- a CDS encoding HAD-IIIA family hydrolase, encoding MARKQFDLIVFDWDGTLMDSTGAIIKCIQASARDLGLPVPEREMAAHVIGLGLQEALQKAVPGLEPKHYPRMVERYRYHYLSQDHELTLFDGVREMLQDLSQQGYFLAVATGKSRVGLTRALHGAELISFFDATRCADETFSKPHPAMLNELTRELGQDMARTVMIGDTTHDLQMAVNAGAAGVAVHYGAHPPHELQALAPLYAADSVPALHAWLREHA
- a CDS encoding Maf-like protein — protein: MTNSSQTLAPPRLILGSSSRYRKELLARLGLPFEVRIPDIDESPRADEAPEATALRLAQEKAHAVARQNPGCLVIGSDQVATLDGAQIGKPGTHENALKQLQTMRGRRVIFHTALCLWDGRNDQSKQAAQLVCIPTFVTFRDLPDMELDAYLRIEQPYDCAGSAKNEGLGIALLEKIESSDPTALTGLPLIALTSMLRHAGVTFFSKSP
- a CDS encoding YceD family protein; this encodes MEAILIDAFEFCRLAEVREGEFAVADLPRLAAEAVNAKGTVRWSLTGGRHALGHPQLALAVTGTVQLMCQRCLTPYAFELDAESVLVLAQDDAGADELEASLDDESLEVIAGSRQFNLADLVEDEALLALPVSPRHDVCPEQSGKAAGAVDLDKAPSPFGVLKDWKR